A single region of the Candidatus Zixiibacteriota bacterium genome encodes:
- a CDS encoding DUF853 family protein — MSDPILMGKGESELLLLPQMTNRHGLIAGATGTGKTIALQVMAEALSARGVAVFLADVKGDLAGISQPGAANPKISERLGKIGITDFQFRGSPVTCWDLFGEQGHPIRTTVSDMGPLLFSRLLDLNETQSGVLYIVFKIADDNQLLLLDLKDLRSMLTFVADNAKQFTTTYGNVSATSIGAIQRALLTLEEQGGDEFFGEPALDIDDLMQLAPDGRGMVNVLAADKLMQSPRAYATFLLWLLAELFEQLPEAGDVDKPKLVFCFDEAHLLFDEAPKALLEKIEQVVRLIRSKGVGVFFITQNPLDVPDTVLSQLGNRIQFALRAFTPRDQKAVKAAATTFRPNPNLDIEKTINELGTGEGLVSFLDAKGAPGITQRTII; from the coding sequence ATGAGCGATCCGATTCTGATGGGAAAGGGCGAGAGCGAGCTCCTCCTGTTGCCGCAAATGACCAACCGCCACGGCCTGATCGCCGGCGCCACCGGCACCGGCAAGACGATCGCACTTCAGGTGATGGCGGAGGCCCTCAGCGCGCGCGGGGTGGCGGTGTTCCTGGCGGATGTCAAAGGCGATTTGGCCGGCATCAGCCAGCCGGGGGCAGCGAATCCGAAGATCAGCGAACGGCTCGGCAAGATTGGAATTACCGACTTCCAGTTCCGCGGCTCGCCGGTCACCTGTTGGGATCTGTTCGGCGAACAGGGGCATCCGATTCGCACCACCGTCTCCGATATGGGCCCGCTGTTGTTTAGCCGCCTGCTCGACCTGAACGAGACGCAGAGCGGTGTGCTCTACATTGTTTTCAAAATCGCCGATGACAACCAGCTGCTGCTGCTCGACCTCAAAGATCTCCGGTCAATGCTCACGTTCGTCGCCGACAACGCCAAGCAGTTTACGACGACTTACGGCAATGTTTCCGCAACGAGCATCGGCGCGATCCAGCGGGCGTTACTGACGCTGGAGGAACAGGGCGGCGATGAATTCTTCGGCGAACCGGCGCTCGATATCGACGATCTGATGCAACTGGCCCCCGACGGTCGCGGCATGGTGAACGTGCTCGCCGCCGATAAACTGATGCAGTCGCCGCGCGCTTACGCCACGTTCCTGCTCTGGCTGTTGGCGGAGTTGTTCGAGCAGTTGCCGGAGGCGGGCGATGTCGACAAGCCGAAATTGGTGTTCTGCTTCGACGAGGCACACCTGCTGTTTGATGAAGCGCCCAAGGCGCTGCTGGAGAAAATCGAGCAGGTGGTGCGGCTGATCCGTTCGAAGGGTGTGGGGGTGTTCTTCATCACGCAGAATCCGCTGGACGTGCCGGACACGGTGCTGTCACAGCTCGGCAATCGCATCCAGTTTGCTTTGCGGGCGTTTACGCCGCGCGACCAGAAGGCGGTCAAGGCGGCGGCGACGACCTTCCGCCCCAATCCCAATCTCGACATCGAAAAGACGATCAACGAGCTGGGGACCGGCGAGGGTCTGGTGTCGTTTCTCGATGCCAAGGGCGCGCCGGGAATTACGCAGCGCACGATCATC